TCAGATGAAACCGTCAAGTGTTCTACTGATATTATTGTTACTGTATTACTCAGGTGTAGACACAAAGGTGTAGTGGAGGCTGCTGGTACAGCAATAGGTCATTTAACCAGGTATTATTTACATtgaattagaatttaaattatgTTATAATTAtggataattaaaaattgtagatGTTTATGCAAAGAAACTAAGTACTGTGATTTGCCCAAAATGCACATATTGCGTATCCTGGAAAATGATGCTATGCATTCTTTAAATATTACCAGAAGAGGTGCAGGATTATCGATAATGTTTCATAAAATTATCATTAGTGATAATCGAAGAAACAGACCTCTTTTACATTTTGCGGTACAAAAATTGTTAGACTTCTTGGataatttctcagattcttccATAAAAAGTGTAGAATTTCAACACGATTCTCCATGGGCAAGACGTTTGCACTTTTTGCATAATTTAGTGGCTGATAAACAAATACATACACAATTAATTCCATACATGCAAAGGATTtcattaatttgttttaaatacttGGAATCTGAAGTATGGATGATAAGGTAATATTGAAAGATTTTAAACAGGTAAACTAAATTAACTAAaaccaaattaaaataaatataaaaattaaaaatatttttagaaatgcAAGTTTACAATTGTTTGGTGCAATTGTTCCAAGATTAGTAGGTCAAAGTTATGGGGAGGCTTTTGACTTTGGAAATGGTTACCCCATTAATCATTTTGTCACTCATTATCCTGTACTTGCGGATTACGTTATGAAAGAATTGCATACTTTCTCATCCACTTTCATAAATTTTTCTACCGCGTTATATTTACATTCGAATATTGTGCACATACTTATACTTCTCTCAAAGTTTTCAAGCAGCAATTGTAGCTTGATTGACTATTCTTCACAGGAGTTTGTATCAAAGGCAAAGCATTTACTTCgtactttatttaaaaatccCGTTTTATATGTCAGATTATTAGCTGCAAAGGCGTATGCAGCATTGACAGATTTTTTAAGCATCAAATCCGAGATTACGGAATTAAAACACGACGTCTCTTCAAGTCGAAATGCTAATTTAATCCATGGCTATTTATTAacaatgaaatatttgaaagaaaaactaTCAATTGAAGTTGACAATATCAATTTAGagtcaaattttatacaatataagAATCATGAATCGGAACAGTGTATAGAATTATTACGATTTcggaaaatattacgaatttgGAATAATATGCCTAAACAAGAAAGTAATTCAcaaatatgttatatgttagaaacgttatttttacaattatcaGAATCTATTTCTGATAAAATATGTTCCACAGATATATTTCTTTTTGATCAAAATATGTCTGTATTATCTTCCGAGAAGATAAAACCaggattttttcaatttatcgatcTTTCTATAAAATTATACGCAGATTATGTTaaacgtacaaataaaattagtaGCGTTATTCTACATAAAATTTTAGATTCTTGTTGCATTGATCAAAGTACatcttttctaaattatttagGGTATTGTATACCAGTGCTAAAGTATGTTCTTGAACATTTATTATTGAATAGACATGATGATTGCAACGAATTGTTTCTCAATGCAATGGTAAACTATGTTCTGAGAACTTTAAAACATCTATCACTGTCAGATATGAAGGAATTACATATTGAAACGTTATTAGATCATTTATCCTTTCAAATAAAAGAAAGTGCAACATATTCTAATTTCTGGCACTTAAAGTATATATTAGTAGTAATGCTTTCTAAAAATGAGACAATTATAAATGAGATATTATCTCATGCTTTTAATTTATGTGTTCATGAAGAAGAACACGTGAGACAAATGGCAGTTGAAATAATGCAGTTTTCAGTCCGTCGCTTTGCTGAactaacaaataaaaataaattaacaattttgtatTGTTGTTTAATTTTGTTGAAGGACGAAATTTCAGAAATACGTGAAGCTATTGCGGAGAGTATGAGAACATATGTTTTACAAACTATTAGTACCGAATGTATTTCTTTTGAACACATTGAACATATATATCAAAGATTATTATTCGATATTATgtttaatcgatcgaaatttttcatcgacaaGAATATGAATGTACTTTTTGTAAAACTGTTTACGCACTGTATTAAAAACTTCGACGTCAACGCGACAATTGAAAATCCTTTTTATCATGATGACAATCCATCTTATAGGGAAGAGTCGAAGTTTTTAAATCTTTGTTTTTATTACATACAACGAAATAAGTACAGCTTTGACAAGTTCTCTACAGAAAATACCGCAGAATACAATGGGGAGGGTGTAAAAAATATCTTGAGTAAGATTGAAACAAAATATCAACTTCACGAAAAATGTCTTGATTCTACTAATTTAGAAGTTGTCTTAAATACTAAATACGTAGATTATTTATTAAGGAAACAAAGAATTGTAATACAGGAGTACAGCTAACAATAAACATAATGTACAATTGTAACTAAATAAACAATAAGCAATTATGAtgcattttataattaaaaactaGTAATTCTTGTCAAGGAATCCCAAAATAAATGGTTCGTAACCCGTCAAAGTACACAAGAGATATTTAATAGTCCTGAATAAATACATCTGTACACCTTAAGAACATACGAATGTGTACACATTCACAAAGCTTATAactttatatttacattatacTACATTAATTGTATCAGAATATTAGAAAACTTTGAACGATCATAGAATATATTACACATTGCGAAATTCTCGTTCTTTCCATCGTATCTACAGTTTGCACCGTTGCGCGATATTAAATATAATCTAGTAAATTTGTTATCTAGTAAATTTGTTGTTGACATCTTTCAAGAAATTACGTTTCTTTAATTGTTGAGCGAATCATGCGAATTAAAACTATCGTGTGGCATTGATGAGTTTGGCGAGACGTTGCTCAAacattatagaaaaaaaatatcaacgacgtataaaattacaaaacttcAGTTTCAAAAGTATTCAGGTATTAAGCAGATTTGTCTATTTGAAAAAACTTTTATTTGCTAACTGCGCATCGTTCCTCGCTTAAATgcatttgtaattaaataacaATTGAAGAAAGAAGATGGCATTTTACTGTGAAAAAAGTAGCTATGCAACAAAGTATTCAAAAGCAGCTTCGTTCTTCAATCTTAAGCTATCGAAAATCTTATATCTAAAAATGTAATTGAACACTATGACGTGCCTTCTTGTGTGAAATAATTGCACGTACTAAATTTATGatttaacgaagaatgtaatgaAAATGGATCAGAGCATAACAGATTACATTGCATTGAACACTTCTAAGTTATATCATATTAAGATATAAAAGCAAATGATTTTCTACATGTAGGTACAGTTCATTAACtattcaaattttgtacaatgtTAAGTTATCAttcaaataaaatgttttacgttaaaagaaaATATCCGAATAATTTAACATCCGCTTCTGATCGCAATATATTTTCGCGTTTGAGTTTGCAAACTACTCGTCCGGCCATATAGTCCTAGCGACTATTTGATCCGTATTTGTGATATGTCGCTAACAATTACATTAAATTTCTTTGGTGATCATTTCTATTTACATCAAAGTATGTTTATATAATAATTGCTAGGGAGTGCCTAATCTGACAATCATTTTCAAGGAATAACATCTTTCTGAGAAAGAAATAGTGCATACACGCTTA
The sequence above is drawn from the Ptiloglossa arizonensis isolate GNS036 chromosome 1, iyPtiAriz1_principal, whole genome shotgun sequence genome and encodes:
- the LOC143150210 gene encoding uncharacterized protein LOC143150210 yields the protein MCTKNMELNHLVRELNTCKEDTVIFRKLINYASSHKQSWTNENLKQWQPILIYIVQTFIPNTEIRRERTLLASHTFFALLSMQPTLVLLKNTFNYFLKCNSNELCFLDKTYDTIEPDLFKLICAYGYLQVNYKEIYSNDICFLIFNVTYEHCIKYTKHSYFAFKILYLWLHRTMDTNFWNTCDAVIEQQLEAIIFSNWCNAISEISKQNSESIFNMYLKIMEKKYNGYLEFVFNYCIDKISWQNEIKYDILAEICEVWDNVRIMTSYDFLLSISTSLTKYYLRSAGTKVYIAIVKKLNEDEWKKTFGCIMNYLFHHWETIENVNHNALQLLCKHWLEPVVKKYRNILPYLWELIRDINGLFLRSYLQRMASEMHIELPQQLRIECYINHNNEIVRLNGFAINCYQVNNLYDERRDQFFTIRSFLWHNANATTVYMRDAIVKNFKIFYANVLKMCNIKPDYIDDVYYITHWLHEFLLDCFEIGSCYQRKILGLNLYKIILSFSNGNGLNKSNNIENISCTLLLQKHLKATGNWNFTNKQSLFALLKLVLDSALDVKQLSTAIILDYFDKNDLTNFEKQVLYKVALKHCNSSKFYEIESGAALTLILANWLPMDVLQNTLAICDKNKLKSCNNYSRYSDFLLNEAASQLIQIKEDILKAIVQNKPFYGVLTALWNIAFQNGPENCYLSLDFVEKILHLLKDATNFFLSVLSSKSKNREYSSSFAEMGLAIDETIKNSKLNNINFDELNLSPAHQVLISCIWMSLKVSCEIACEIGTLMYSDETVKCSTDIIVTVLLRCRHKGVVEAAGTAIGHLTRCLCKETKYCDLPKMHILRILENDAMHSLNITRRGAGLSIMFHKIIISDNRRNRPLLHFAVQKLLDFLDNFSDSSIKSVEFQHDSPWARRLHFLHNLVADKQIHTQLIPYMQRISLICFKYLESEVWMIRNASLQLFGAIVPRLVGQSYGEAFDFGNGYPINHFVTHYPVLADYVMKELHTFSSTFINFSTALYLHSNIVHILILLSKFSSSNCSLIDYSSQEFVSKAKHLLRTLFKNPVLYVRLLAAKAYAALTDFLSIKSEITELKHDVSSSRNANLIHGYLLTMKYLKEKLSIEVDNINLESNFIQYKNHESEQCIELLRFRKILRIWNNMPKQESNSQICYMLETLFLQLSESISDKICSTDIFLFDQNMSVLSSEKIKPGFFQFIDLSIKLYADYVKRTNKISSVILHKILDSCCIDQSTSFLNYLGYCIPVLKYVLEHLLLNRHDDCNELFLNAMVNYVLRTLKHLSLSDMKELHIETLLDHLSFQIKESATYSNFWHLKYILVVMLSKNETIINEILSHAFNLCVHEEEHVRQMAVEIMQFSVRRFAELTNKNKLTILYCCLILLKDEISEIREAIAESMRTYVLQTISTECISFEHIEHIYQRLLFDIMFNRSKFFIDKNMNVLFVKLFTHCIKNFDVNATIENPFYHDDNPSYREESKFLNLCFYYIQRNKYSFDKFSTENTAEYNGEGVKNILSKIETKYQLHEKCLDSTNLEVVLNTKYVDYLLRKQRIVIQEYS